In Brassica rapa cultivar Chiifu-401-42 chromosome A06, CAAS_Brap_v3.01, whole genome shotgun sequence, a single window of DNA contains:
- the LOC103874417 gene encoding uncharacterized protein LOC103874417: MAESPAQSGAELVPQQAESDLASLVFEMSQQVQMGMENMLKLVNEIDQNSVGIKEEIEKSKDYAMEKKRVLEEEKEQFQKAAYTILDMLSNRS, from the exons ATGGCGGAATCACCGGCGCAGAGTGGTGCGGAGCTGGTTCCTCAGCAAGCTGAATCGGATCTGGCATCTCTCGTATTCG AAATGTCACAGCAAGTTCAGATGGGGATGGAGAATATGCTCAAGTTGGTTAA CGAGATCGATCAAAACTCTGTTGGAATAAAGGAAGAGATTGAGAAATCAAAGGATTATGCAATGGAGAAGAAAAGGGTTCTCGAGGAAGAGAAAGAACAGTTCCAGAAAGCTGCTTACACTATCCTTGACATGTTAAGCAACCGAAGCTAG
- the LOC103874416 gene encoding DDT domain-containing protein DDR4, translating into MVTLRQRPTVATTEPEPVLENCVDGLTILSDDEDSPSDAAVKHLRGSWELASVLNFINVFRPLISEKLKVTAEEIEMGLIGSDATNAQLHIALLKGIPPVNNKSLEGGDAWITALCKKLDPWWPSIANGEIPVTANKGEEISGYKGLDPTDRLQFLKALCELRAQQDDARKYIQDNANEGALNPCFGKRKLGGDGKKTSYWFDGNDILGYRLYKEVNEVSKSAKARKNVFSDASCFCWETEATNLDEFQRVARELSSSKASSLAAVGKTIETDAMPVVEKFHKKKERAIKKKMRQEMFVSANISRPIRFTRSCRNRKPVTYTFDEYDKMITDAVEDTDETDRDEEEGIEQQNASLAGSNDSSEDTKMKSAEDVSKTEEEAPESDNDDVKETEKSKEDSEEKIQFGAKNRMRQRVTRNSALC; encoded by the exons ATGGTGACTCTCCGCCAGAGACCAACGGTCGCGACCACAGAACCCGAACCGGTGTTGGAAAACTGCGTCGACGGCTTGACGATTCTCTCGGACGACGAAGATTCACCCTCAGACGCAGCAGTAAAGCACTTGCGTGGAAGCTGGGAACTTGCTTCCGTTCTTAACTTCATCAAT GTCTTTCGACCACTTATCTCGGAAAAATTAAAGGTAACAGCTGAAGAAATTGAGATGGGTCTCATCGGTTCCGACGCTACAAATGCTCAGCTTCATATTGCACTTCTAAAG GGAATACCACCGGTGAATAATAAATCGCTTGAGGGCGGAGATGCATGGATCACTGCGTTGTGTAAGAAACTCGATCCATGGTGGCCATCG ATTGCCAATGGTGAAATTCCTGTAACCGCTAACAAAGG GGAGGAAATATCTGGATACAAAGGACTTGACCCTACTGATCGCCTGCAGTTTCTGAAAGCACTTTGTGAGCTTCGAGCCCAA CAAGATGATGCTCGTAAGTATATTCAAGATAATGCCAATGAAGGAGCCCTGAATCCATGTTTCGGCAAAAGGAAGTTAGGAGGAGATGGAAAGAAGACTTCTTACTG GTTTGATGGTAATGACATCCTGGGGTACAGATTATATAAGGAAGTCAATGAAGTCTCAAAAAGCGCTAAAGCAAGGAAGAATGTGTTCTCAGATGCATCCTGTTTCTGCTGGGAAACTGAAGCAACCAATCtagatgaatttcaaagagttGCT AGAGAGTTATCATCAAGCAAAGCATCTTCTTTGGCTGCTGTCGGCAAGACGATTGAGACAGATGCCATGCCCGTTGTTGAGAAATTTCATAAA AAAAAAGAAAGAGCCATTAAAAAGAAGATGAGGCAAGAGATGTTCGTTAGTGCCAACATATCCCGTCCTATCCGCTTTACCCGTTCTTGTCGTAACCGCAAGCCTGTTACTTACACCTTTG ACGAGTATGACAAAATGATCACAGATGCTGTTGAGGACACAGA TGAAACGGATAGAGATGAGGAGGAAGGAATAGAGCAACAAAATGCCTCACTGGCTGGTTCAAACGACAGTTCTGAAGATACCAAGATGAAGTCAGCAGAGGATGTTTCtaaaacagaggaagaagcacCTGAAAGCGACAATGATGATGTGAAGGAGACCGAGAAAAGCAAGGAAGACTCAGAGGAAAAGATCCAGTTTGGTGCCAAAAACAGGATGAGGCAAAGAGTAACTAGGAACTCAGCTCTCTGCTAG
- the LOC103874418 gene encoding protein ALTERED PHOSPHATE STARVATION RESPONSE 1, translated as MGCAQSKVDNEESVARCKERRNVIKEAVTASKAFAAGHFAYAIALKNTGAALSDYGHGESDQTLDLLEQSRFEKQSERAAVVDPAPPPPPPIESLPPPPPPLPKFSPSPIKRAVSLPTGVAGRGRKVKGGVVDDMAIEEEDEEEEEEEGAGKVEEEEESSPRTPENVGKGRKRPETPEVVSASPASNLAWDYFFMVENVPGPDLEDREVGNGFESQKNHNFRFNEEIEEEEEEEKEEEEKAGMFRKNSGHIGVEEMEPKTPEKVEEEEEEEEEKGRAKNKIEHANTAPPEFRRATTASDVNLMKILDGIDDRFLKASECAQEVSKMLEATRLHYHSNFADNRGYVDHSARVMRVITWNKSLRGISNGEGGKEDQDSDEHETHATVLDKLLAWEKKLYDEVKQGELMKIEYQKKVALLNRYKKRGASAETVEKTKAAVSHLHTRYIVDMQSMDSTVSEVNRLRDEQLYPRLVSLVEGMAKMWSNMCIQHDTQLNIVGELKSLEISTSQKETTKQHHQQTRQFCTVLEEWHVQFERLVTHQKQYINSLNTWLKLNLIPIESSLKERVSSPPRPQHPPIQALLHSWHDRLEKLPDEVAKSAISSFAAVIRTILLHQEEEMKLKERCEDTRKEFIRKKQGFEEWYQKHLEKRGPVEEEGGEDDHVTERRIVVESLKKRLEDEEEAHQRHCVQVREKSLNSLKIRLPEIFRALSDYAHACADSYEKLRIISQAQKPTLSS; from the exons ATGGGGTGTGCGCAATCTAAGGTCGACAACGAAGAGTCGGTGGCCAGATGCAAAGAGCGGCGTAACGTAATCAAGGAAGCGGTCACGGCGAGCAAGGCTTTCGCCGCCGGCCATTTCGCATACGCCATTGCGTTAAAGAACACCGGAGCCGCTCTCAGCGACTACGGCCACGGCGAATCCGACCAAACCTTGGATCTCTTGGAACAGAGCCGCTTCGAGAAACAGAGCGAACGCGCCGCGGTGGTGGATCCCGCTCCTCCTCCGCCTCCGCCTATCGAGAGTCTCCCTCCTCCGCCTCCGCCTCTCCCGAAGTTCTCTCCTTCTCCGATCAAAAGGGCCGTGAGCTTGCCGACGGGTGTGGCGGGTAGAGGGAGGAAGGTTAAGGGTGGTGTTGTTGATGATATGGCGATtgaggaggaagatgaagaagaagaggaggaggagggtgCTGGtaaggtggaggaggaggaagagtcTTCGCCGAGAACGCCGGAGAATGTTGGGAAGGGTAGGAAGAGACCGGAGACGCCGGAGGTTGTGAGTGCGTCGCCGGCGAGTAACCTGGCTTGGGACTACTTTTTCATGGTGGAGAATGTGCCTGGGCCTGACTTAGAAGATAGGGAAGTTGGAAACGGGTTTGAGTCTCAAAAAAATCATAACTTTCGCTTTAATGAagagattgaagaagaagaagaggaggagaaggaggaggaggaaaaaGCTGGCATGTTCCGTAAGAACTCAGGTCACATTGGTGTTGAGGAAATGGAGCCAAAGACACCGGAgaaagttgaagaagaagaggaggaggaggaggagaaaggTAGAGCTAAGAATAAGATTGAGCATGCCAACACTGCTCCACCGGAGTTCCGGCGTGCGACCACGGCGTCAGACGTGAATCTGATGAAGATTCTGGACGGGATTGATGATCGGTTCTTGAAAGCGTCAGAGTGCGCACAGGAGGTTTCCAAGATGCTGGAAGCAACAAGGTTACATTATCACTCCAATTTTGCTGATAACAGAG GATATGTTGATCATTCCGCTAGGGTGATGCGGGTTATAACTTGGAACAAATCATTGAGAGGCATTTCAAACGGCGAAGGTGGGAAAGAAGATCAAGACTCAGATGAGCATGAGACTCACGCCACCGTGTTGGACAAATTGTTAGCATGGGAGAAGAAACTCTATGATGAAGTCAAG CAAGGTGAGCTTATGAAGATAGAGTATCAGAAGAAGGTAGCTTTACTCAACAGGTATAAAAAAAGAGGTGCGAGTGCAGAAACAGTGGAGAAAACAAAGGCTGCCGTGAGTCATCTCCACACTAGATACATCGTCGACATGCAATCCATGGATTCAACTGTCTCTGAAGTAAACCGTTTAAGAGATGAACAGTTGTATCCAAGACTTGTCTCCTTAGTCGAAGG GATGGCGAAGATGTGGTCTAACATGTGCATACAACACGACACACAACTAAACATTGTCGGAGAGCTAAAATCTCTCGAGATCTCAACCTCTCAGAAAGAAACAACAAAGCAGCATCACCAGCAGACGCGGCAGTTCTGCACCGTCTTGGAAGAATGGCACGTTCAGTTCGAAAGGCTCGTGACGCATCAGAAGCAGTACATTAACTCTCTAAACACCTGGTTGAAGCTCAACCTTATCCCCATAGAGAGCAGTCTCAAAGAGAGAGTTTCCTCTCCTCCAAGGCCTCAGCATCCGCCAATCCAAGCCCTTCTCCACTCGTGGCACGACCGTCTCGAGAAACTACCCGACGAGGTGGCCAAATCAGCCATCTCGTCGTTCGCAGCGGTTATCAGAACGATCCTGCTTCATCAGGAGGAGGAGATGAAGCTGAAGGAGAGATGCGAAGATACAAGGAAGGAGTTTATTAGGAAGAAGCAAGGGTTTGAGGAATGGTATCAGAAACATTTGGAGAAGAGAGGACCAGTGGAGGAGGAAGGTGGGGAAGATGATCATGTGACTGAGAGGAGAATTGTTGTGGAGAGTTTGAAGAAAAGgcttgaagatgaagaagaagctcaCCAGAGGCATTGTGTTCAGGTGAGGGAGAAATCTCTGAATAGTTTGAAGATCAGATTGCCTGAGATCTTCAGGGCATTGTCTGATTATGCTCACGCTTGTGCTGACTCTTACGAGAAGCTCAGAATCATATCTCAGGCTCAGAAACCCACTTTATCTTCCTGa
- the LOC103874419 gene encoding BURP domain protein RD22, which produces MAIRLSLICLLVSVTAIAADLTPERYWNSALPNTPIPNSLRHLFTSDFSDEKSTNVQVGKGGVNVYTGKGKPGGGTAVNVGKGGVHVNTGKGKGTHVSVSGGKGHGGGVGVHTGKPGKRTDVGVGKGGVIVHTRHKGKPVYVGVKPGHNPFVYNYAASETQLHDDPKAALFFLEKDMVPGKAMNLRFNAEDGYNGKTAFLPRGEAETVPFGSEKFSEILNTFSVKPGSGEAEMMKKTIEECEAKRVGGEEKYCATSLESMVDFSVSKLGKDHVRAVSTEVAEKNAPMQKYRIAAAGVKKLSDDKSVVCHKQKYPFAVFYCHKAMMTSVYAVPLEGENGLRAKAVAVCHKNTSAWNPNHLAFKVLKVKPGSVPVCHFLPETHVVWFSY; this is translated from the exons ATGGCGATTCGTCTTTCGTTGATATGCCTTCTTGTTTCAGTCACGGCCATTGCGGCTGATTTAACACCGGAGCGTTATTGGAACTCTGCCTTACCAAACACTCCCATACCAAACTCTCTTCGCCATCTTTTTACGTCAG ATTTTAGCGACGAGAAAAGCACCAACGTCCAAGTAGGGAAAGGAGGCGTGAACGTTTACACCGGAAAAGGTAAGCCTGGCGGAGGAACCGCCGTGAACGTTGGAAAGGGAGGTGTACATGTGAACACCGGCAAGGGTAAGGGAACACACGTGAGCGTTAGCGGTGGAAAAGGCCACGGAGGAGGCGTCGGCGTCCACACCGGGAAGCCAGGAAAGAGAACCGACGTAGGAGTTGGCAAAGGTGGCGTTATAGTGCACACGCGCCACAAGGGAAAGCCGGTCTACGTCGGGGTGAAACCAGGACATAACCCTTTTGTGTATAACTATGCAGCGAGCGAGACTCAGCTCCACGACGATCCCAAAGCTGCTCTCTTCTTCTTGGAGAAAGACATGGTTCCCGGAAAAGCTATGAACCTCAGGTTTAATGCGGAGGACGGCTACAACGGCAAAACCGCGTTCTTGCCACGTGGAGAGGCGGAAACGGTGCCGTTCGGGTCTGAGAAGTTCTCGGAGATCTTGAACACGTTCTCGGTGAAACCTGGCTCGGGAGAAGCAGAGATGATGAAGAAAACGATTGAGGAGTGTGAAGCGAAAAGAGTCGGTGGAGAGGAGAAGTATTGTGCTACGTCTTTGGAGTCGATGGTGGACTTCAGCGTTTCTAAACTTGGCAAAGATCACGTTCGTGCTGTCTCCACTGag GTGGCTGAGAAGAATGCACCGATGCAAAAGTACAGAATCGCGGCGGCTGGGGTAAAGAAGTTGTCAGACGACAAGTCGGTGGTGTGTCACAAACAGAAGTACCCATTCGCTGTGTTCTACTGCCACAAGGCGATGATGACGAGCGTTTACGCGGTTCCCCTCGAAGGAGAGAACGGGTTGCGTGCTAAAGCGGTTGCGGTATGTCACAAGAACACCTCGGCGTGGAACCCAAACCACTTGGCCTTTAAAGTCCTTAAGGTGAAGCCTGGGAGTGTTCCGGTCTGCCATTTCCTCCCTGAAACCCATGTTGTTTGGTTCAGCTACTAG